The Rosa rugosa chromosome 1, drRosRugo1.1, whole genome shotgun sequence genomic sequence AGAATACCCTAAGAAACTGCACAAACACTTCCACCTTATCCCATTCATCCTCGGATGGAGGCCCcactctaggcctcttgctTTTACTTGGAACCAAATTTCCATCCTCATCATACTCTTCCTCAGGCTCTTTGAAATAGGCTGAAAAGCCGCTGTCCGGTTGCTCCTCCATCCTTGCAAAGGCTGCTTTGAACTTCAAGGCAGCTTCCAACATTAAGAATGTTGAATTCCACCTCGTGGGAACATCCATAACAACCAATCCTCTGCAAGGGATCTGTTCCAGTTCTACACATGCCTTAAAACTATCTAACCTTGCTGGTGAAGACCTAACAAACTTCACCGCATTTCTAATGGCCAACACTGATCTATTTAGTCTCTTCAACCCACTACCAACAATCAAATTACAAATATGGGCAGTACACCTAACATGCATGTACTTACCCTCTAAGATTGATTCtggtttttctcttttgttaagTTTGGACCTAACAAACTCAATAGCACACTTATTGGCTGCTGCATTATCTACTGTGATGGTTAAAACCTTGCTAATCCCCCACTGAAGCAAACATGACTCAATCAAAAGACCTATGGAATTCCCACTATGATTACAAATAGTGCAAAAATTGATTATCCTCTTATGCATTTCCCACTTATCATCAATAAAGTGGGCTGTTAGCACCATGTAGTTGAAATTTTGAACACTTGTCCAAGTGTCAGTGGTTAGGCAGACCCTATAGTGTGCTAAATCAGTTTTCAACTTCTTCTTTGTGTTATCATACAATGTAAGAAAATTTTTAACCAAAGTTTTCCTACAAGGGACCTTAAACATTGGCACTGCAACATGACAAAAATGCCTAAACCCTTGCTTTTCAACGAAGCTAAAAGGAAGCTCATCAACTACAACCATTTCAACACATGCTTTCATAACTTCAAGAGGATTAAATGCAACCATTTTCATAGAATTACCCTTACTTTTATCACCAGCAAGCACTTTCTGATTTTTATCTATCGCTCTCCTTCCGGGATAATACTTACATGATTTGTTTATGTGCTTAATCATCCCTTGAGTCCCATTTTTGTAAGGATCACAAGCATAGTCTCCTAGAGGACCCTTAGGACAATATATACACTTAGCCctcctaaattcttctacaatatCTTCTTGACCCTTTACTTTAGTGACTTTTACATCTTTATATTCCTTAAAGTGCTCCCACACCCAACTACGTTTTCTATCAGCTCGAGGATTGTTACTAACCTTGTCAGATGCGGAAGCTGGAGCTCCTCCATCTGCATTATCTTCTTCAGCTCTGTCAGGGATTGAGGGAGAGGTACCAGTTGAAGAAACAACTAGACTAGAATCTCCTTCTTTCTGTCCTTGagctttcttattcttcttaCTGTTTTTAAACTGAAACAAGTAAATTACACAACAGTCAGGTTACTCGATTACATATAAAcatgcaaatctctttgcagtTTGCATATAATGAACTAAAATTTCACTACTAAAATCAAGCTACACAATCAAGCTACACAATCATACTGCTACACAATCAATGTACTACATGAAAACAGAACCCCAAATTCAAATCAAGCTACACAATCATGCTGCTACACAATCCCAAATTCAAATCAATCCCAAATTCAAATCAGCCAACTTTTCTAGCCAAAACACAGTCAAGTAAGCAACATCATAAAGCTCCAAAATACTTATAATCCCCAAAGCAACCAACTTTATAGCACCAAAACACAGTCCGGTAAGCAAAATACGCAAACCAACCAACTTTACATAGCTCCAAAACGCTCATAATCCAAATTTCCTAGTCAGTAGTCACATTAACCAAATAAACCACAAAAGCAACAAACTTTCGATCCCCAAAACATAGTCCAAGCAAAACCCATCATTAAACAAACCCCAAAATACACAAAGCCACCAACTTTACATAAATCCACACCCAAAtccaatgaaaaaaaaacagaacccATTTCAAAATCAGCCccacaaattcaaaaaaaaaatctcagaaAGTGAGAGACTTACTCCCAGTTTTCCCATCGATTCGGAGTGGGAGGCTTGAAGAATCGAGTTGAAGAAACGAGTTGAAGAATCGATTCCTCGATGGAGGGCAGAGAGGAGTGAGAGCCTTCGAATCTTCGAGGAGGGCAGAGAGGAGTGAGAGAAGAGCCACAGCTTCCGATCTTCGATGGAGTAGAGGAGTGAGAGAAGAGCGAGAGCCTTCGAGTCTTCGATGGAGGAGACTTGGATCGAGTAGGTAGAGCTGTTGTTTCGGTCTCGGTTCTTCGAGAGGCTGAGAGTCTTCGATGGAGGTAAGCAGAGAGGAGTGAGACTGTGAGAGTGAGAGGCTGACAGGCTGAGAGTCTTCGATGGAGGAGAGCAGAGAGGCGTGAGACTGCGAGAGTGAAAGGCTGAGAGGCTGGGAGTCTTCGATGGAGGAGAGAGGCTCGATTTaggattttagggtttgggtgAGTTTGAGAACGGCAGAAGACCAGAAGTAGAACGCGTTTAGCCTTTTAGGGCTGAAATCAACGACAAGTCGTGCGTCGCATAAGAaaatcgggtcgggtcggtcaaAACGGTATGTATTTGACCCATACCGAGGCCGACCCGTTTAGCTGCTattcggttcgggtcgggtcggtatTCTGTGGAATTGAAGT encodes the following:
- the LOC133726857 gene encoding zinc finger BED domain-containing protein RICESLEEPER 2-like — protein: MGKLGFKNSKKNKKAQGQKEGDSSLVVSSTGTSPSIPDRAEEDNADGGAPASASDKVSNNPRADRKRSWVWEHFKEYKDVKVTKVKGQEDIVEEFRRAKCIYCPKGPLGDYACDPYKNGTQGMIKHINKSCKYYPGRRAIDKNQKVLAGDKSKGNSMKMVAFNPLEVMKACVEMVVVDELPFSFVEKQGFRHFCHVAVPMFKVPCRKTLVKNFLTLYDNTKKKLKTDLAHYRVCLTTDTWTSVQNFNYMVLTAHFIDDKWEMHKRIINFCTICNHSGNSIGLLIESCLLQWGISKVLTITVDNAAANKCAIEFVRSKLNKREKPESILEGKYMHVRCTAHICNLIVGSGLKRLNRSVLAIRNAVKFVRSSPARLDSFKACVELEQIPCRGLVVMDVPTRWNSTFLMLEAALKFKAAFARMEEQPDSGFSAYFKEPEEEYDEDGNLVPSKSKRPRVGPPSEDEWDKVEVFVQFLRVFYEVTLRVSASNRPIIHTTFHDVLSIESEISKLFIEPEIATGLDTQKVLSDMAENMRSKFIKYYGGFRELNPLVVFMGLILDPRFKLRCAG